A genomic window from Paucibacter sp. KCTC 42545 includes:
- a CDS encoding Crp/Fnr family transcriptional regulator: protein MNSTVLTILERNNIESGSWFSRLSPTLRSDILSRASVRRLGDDSLLSCRGEPAEEWVGVAKGAVRVSSVSLAGKQVALTYVEPGTWFGDISLFDGLPRTHDATTHGETTLLIVRKPDFRALLQAHSELYEALLRLNCRRLRLMFDTVEDLNTRPLASRLAKQILLLARSYGIEQGEEIRIGLQLAQEDLAQLLGASRQRVNQELKGFERDGAVRVEPTRLVVLNKDKLLAIASR from the coding sequence ATGAATAGTACGGTTCTTACAATTCTCGAACGCAACAACATCGAATCGGGTTCGTGGTTCTCCAGGCTCTCTCCCACACTTCGCAGCGACATCCTTTCCCGAGCGTCCGTGCGACGTTTGGGCGACGACAGTTTGCTGAGTTGCCGTGGCGAGCCGGCCGAGGAATGGGTGGGCGTCGCCAAGGGTGCGGTGCGGGTGAGTTCGGTGTCTCTTGCCGGCAAGCAAGTGGCACTGACCTATGTCGAGCCGGGCACCTGGTTTGGCGACATCTCGCTGTTCGACGGTCTGCCGCGCACGCACGATGCCACCACCCACGGCGAGACCACCTTGCTGATCGTGCGCAAGCCCGATTTCAGGGCCTTGCTGCAAGCGCACTCGGAACTCTACGAAGCCCTGCTGCGCCTGAACTGCCGCCGACTGCGTCTGATGTTTGACACGGTCGAGGACCTCAACACCCGCCCGCTTGCCTCGCGGCTGGCCAAGCAGATTTTGCTGCTGGCACGCTCCTACGGCATTGAGCAAGGTGAGGAGATCCGCATCGGCCTGCAACTGGCGCAAGAAGACCTGGCCCAGTTGCTGGGCGCCTCGCGGCAGCGGGTCAATCAGGAACTCAAGGGCTTTGAGCGAGATGGTGCTGTGCGTGTCGAGCCCACCCGTTTGGTGGTGTTAAACAAAGACAAATTGCTGGCTATCGCCAGCCGATAA